One Sodalinema gerasimenkoae IPPAS B-353 DNA segment encodes these proteins:
- a CDS encoding spermidine synthase, producing the protein MESNRPDSPNLIADDITRFQEDSDSQPWVPLGRSQRNLLLGATAICSACGLAVELLLGTLASYLVGNQALAYGVAVGGFLAAMGIGSYLSRFLVTQGDRSQQQEQLLRRFMQVELAIAPLSAFLPLGLFAIFVVDGPLWIGLSLVTLILGTLAGIEIPLLTRIFEQDDGVKDAIAGVLALDYAGALVGSLAFPVILLPWLGLFPSAAIIGAFPAVMVVILAQNFPSLRSWRLWGVVISLILIGFAPLAIPLSNTLEDNLYDAPIIARVRSPYQRIVLTRWRQDVRLFLDGDLQLSTIDEYRYHEALVHPAMSATPDPKRVLLLGAGDGMAAREVLKWPQVERLLLIDLDPEVVNLSRRHPFLKRVNQGALENPRLEVRIADAFLAAPALDEQFDVIIADFPDLDRPILAKPARILRFKSLIEA; encoded by the coding sequence ATGGAATCGAATCGCCCTGATTCTCCGAATTTAATTGCCGATGACATCACTCGTTTTCAGGAAGATTCTGACTCTCAACCCTGGGTTCCCTTAGGCCGATCGCAACGGAATCTTTTGTTAGGGGCAACGGCAATTTGTTCGGCTTGTGGTTTGGCGGTGGAACTGCTTTTAGGGACGTTAGCCAGTTATTTGGTGGGCAATCAGGCCCTGGCCTATGGGGTGGCGGTGGGCGGATTTTTGGCGGCGATGGGGATTGGTTCTTACTTGAGTCGCTTTTTGGTGACGCAGGGCGATCGCAGCCAACAGCAAGAACAGCTACTGCGGCGTTTCATGCAAGTGGAATTGGCGATCGCCCCCTTAAGTGCCTTTTTACCCCTAGGCTTATTTGCTATTTTTGTCGTCGATGGCCCCTTATGGATTGGCTTAAGTCTCGTCACCCTAATTTTGGGAACCTTAGCCGGAATTGAAATTCCCCTGCTGACTCGTATTTTTGAACAAGATGACGGGGTAAAAGATGCGATCGCGGGAGTTTTAGCCCTCGATTATGCGGGGGCCCTAGTGGGATCTCTGGCCTTTCCGGTGATTCTGCTTCCCTGGTTGGGATTATTTCCCTCAGCGGCGATTATTGGGGCCTTCCCCGCCGTAATGGTGGTGATTTTGGCGCAAAACTTCCCCAGTCTGCGATCGTGGCGGCTGTGGGGAGTTGTGATTAGCCTGATTTTAATTGGCTTTGCTCCCTTGGCGATTCCCTTGAGTAATACCCTGGAAGATAATCTCTATGATGCGCCCATTATTGCCCGAGTGCGATCGCCCTATCAACGGATTGTTCTGACTCGTTGGCGACAGGATGTGCGTCTCTTCCTCGACGGCGACTTACAACTGTCGACAATTGACGAATATCGCTATCACGAAGCCTTAGTGCATCCCGCCATGAGTGCAACCCCAGATCCGAAACGGGTGTTACTGCTGGGGGCTGGGGATGGAATGGCGGCCCGAGAAGTGTTGAAATGGCCGCAAGTTGAGCGTTTGTTACTGATTGATCTCGATCCCGAAGTGGTGAATCTTTCCCGCCGTCATCCCTTTCTCAAACGAGTGAATCAGGGGGCCCTAGAGAATCCTCGCCTTGAAGTTCGTATTGCCGATGCGTTTTTGGCGGCCCCGGCCTTAGATGAGCAGTTTGACGTTATTATCGCCGATTTTCCCGACCTGGATCGACCGATTTTAGCCAAACCCGCAAGAATCCTCCGCTTCAAATCTCTGATTGAAGCGTGA
- a CDS encoding RNA-guided endonuclease InsQ/TnpB family protein — MLKVVKIRLYPNNQQKPSLEQSFGNCRWLWNYSLNLMNQTYQETGKGLSSYDIKKKIPRLKQEHEWLKLAYSQCLQQICINLGTAFNNFFEKRARYPRFKSKHGKQSIQYPQNVKVLENALKLPKIGEVKAVVHRPIEGEVKTVTVTKNRCDQYFASILFEDGKPNPDSSTEGKAVGVDLGLNHFAVTSDGSKFDNPRWMAKHERNLKRKQQDLSRKQKGSNNRNKARKKVARVHNKVARCREDFLHKLSRRIVDENQVICVENLNVKGMVKNPNLAKAISQVGWGMFLTMLKYKAEQEGKIYIEVDRFFPSSKTCNVCLNQIDSLPLEIRNWTCSNCGTSHDRDLNAAINLKEEGLRLLTCGTRGQAYCPDVRPNRRGRKKSTVGQSVG; from the coding sequence ATGCTTAAAGTCGTCAAAATCAGACTCTACCCAAATAATCAGCAGAAGCCATCGCTGGAGCAATCCTTCGGCAATTGCAGATGGCTGTGGAACTATAGTCTGAACTTGATGAATCAAACCTACCAGGAGACTGGGAAGGGACTATCTAGTTACGACATTAAGAAAAAGATTCCCAGACTCAAACAAGAGCATGAGTGGTTGAAGCTGGCCTATTCACAATGCCTTCAACAAATTTGTATTAACCTGGGAACCGCTTTTAATAACTTCTTCGAGAAACGGGCTAGGTATCCGCGATTCAAGTCTAAACACGGTAAACAATCCATCCAATATCCTCAAAATGTCAAGGTGCTGGAGAACGCCTTGAAGCTACCGAAAATTGGGGAAGTTAAAGCGGTTGTTCATCGACCAATAGAGGGTGAGGTAAAAACCGTCACCGTTACCAAAAATCGCTGTGACCAGTATTTTGCTTCGATTCTCTTTGAAGATGGAAAACCCAATCCAGACTCATCCACCGAGGGAAAAGCCGTCGGCGTAGACCTTGGATTAAATCATTTTGCTGTAACGTCCGATGGGTCTAAATTTGATAACCCAAGATGGATGGCTAAACATGAGCGTAACCTGAAACGTAAGCAGCAAGACTTATCGAGAAAACAGAAAGGCTCTAACAACCGCAATAAAGCGCGAAAGAAAGTCGCTAGGGTGCATAACAAGGTAGCACGTTGTCGGGAGGATTTTCTGCACAAGCTATCGCGTAGGATAGTTGACGAAAACCAAGTCATCTGTGTGGAAAACCTCAACGTCAAAGGCATGGTCAAGAACCCCAACCTGGCTAAGGCAATCAGCCAAGTCGGTTGGGGAATGTTTTTGACCATGCTAAAGTACAAAGCCGAGCAGGAAGGGAAGATCTATATTGAAGTTGATAGATTCTTCCCCTCCTCTAAAACCTGCAACGTTTGCTTGAATCAAATCGATAGCCTGCCGCTTGAGATCAGAAACTGGACTTGTTCTAACTGTGGGACGAGTCATGATCGAGATCTCAATGCAGCCATCAACCTCAAAGAAGAGGGACTACGACTCTTGACCTGCGGGACGCGGGGCCAAGCCTATTGTCCAGATGTAAGACCTAACCGTAGAGGACGTAAGAAATCTACGGTTGGGCAATCTGTTGGGTAG
- a CDS encoding DUF4178 domain-containing protein, producing MLTFVWIFVVVVLVASAIFVIRQQQLKPVSHSPQLVPLERSIFTLQIGDIVEYMGEDWVVQGMLVYDDKGYQWQEYLLQDGDRIRWLGVEEDDQVQVTWLTPTDDLEITGTPPKHLQFEGNHYRCVESGEATMSRQGMTLNRSSKRCHYFDYQGPGYQVLTIEDWDGDIEVTVGTIIRPSELLLLPGDGQRVYE from the coding sequence ATGTTGACGTTTGTTTGGATTTTTGTGGTTGTTGTATTAGTTGCATCTGCCATCTTTGTGATTCGTCAACAACAACTAAAGCCGGTTAGCCACTCCCCACAACTTGTGCCATTAGAGCGTAGCATTTTTACTCTGCAAATTGGCGACATTGTCGAATATATGGGAGAGGATTGGGTCGTGCAGGGGATGCTAGTTTATGATGATAAGGGCTATCAGTGGCAGGAATATCTCTTACAGGATGGCGATCGCATCCGTTGGCTAGGAGTGGAAGAAGACGACCAAGTTCAAGTGACTTGGCTGACTCCCACCGACGACTTAGAAATCACGGGGACTCCCCCCAAGCACTTACAGTTTGAGGGGAATCATTACCGCTGTGTCGAATCTGGGGAAGCCACGATGTCCCGTCAGGGAATGACCTTAAATCGCAGCAGCAAACGATGTCACTATTTCGATTATCAAGGACCCGGATATCAGGTGCTGACTATTGAGGATTGGGATGGTGATATTGAAGTCACCGTGGGAACAATTATTCGTCCCTCAGAACTTCTGTTGTTACCCGGAGATGGCCAGCGGGTATATGAGTAG
- a CDS encoding dynamin family protein produces the protein MTQTVTTIFTEVKTRAKHLVQSWGKFRTDMEQYLPESYHEEIQTLSDGLDAALQRLLHDLSHPTLTLATTGTTSSGKSSLVNFLCGAEIMPVAVSEMSAGIVTIEHGPERLLVIHQTPDATWDWGEWRGLSDSEFQTRLYDVMLKFIDTRELQPDLSSPQFYIRYPFRIASELQLPLGAKIKLMDLPGLASVGDEANRKIIQQQSGKALCLVTYNSAETDQQKIKTLLEEVVAEVKKLGGSPSRMLFILNRIDVFRDDKTWPESEARFTTGTVDSIKQGLKRYLPEYQQQIDDIWVIKLSTLAALLSLQIQDQDRSVSNQACQTADQKFNSLIGDEILYDLPRNPGKWTEHDRDRVSRKLWHESHGGEFDEALKRHIAGNFPQLVLEELMAQFKEDGANAVIEWSQQTLQALLQSSKEKYEQEVERLKHIRHALEKFLDEGAKEIRRPFEELERKLKERLGDNQTPGGESDVIDPLETLPEKLGSIPRYSGLVEPLIPLKGWTRELRRDVNKVLESVASSLENQLVKLEGPVFNLVNYTHKKALEKNLKTLNTVGYGGSLARKGGIKKAKSDSDKENLRAINKSLNQLSVSLSRVLEDVIKQTYTLESGRVYTALSCLFTHYLDEMENGCHNIAPDYGINFPKHRLAQIDISRESPPVNLKSGFPITTTEEQEAYKVKKEGRLWWTLWLWKAVRYETRYRKRRVDNGKIPSAEEMLSDWDNQVGIAHMEIVERTGHWLLEQVNSLNANVAEVNREILDRYKSRLDEAHKNVQENQQQDETNLQLLQKQVATLSHELSCLSLSDIIDAEDN, from the coding sequence ATGACTCAAACCGTCACCACCATCTTCACCGAGGTGAAAACCCGAGCTAAGCATCTCGTCCAATCTTGGGGCAAGTTTCGGACTGACATGGAACAATACTTACCCGAGAGCTATCACGAGGAGATTCAGACTCTCTCGGACGGCCTCGACGCGGCGTTACAGAGGCTACTCCACGACCTGAGTCACCCCACCCTCACCCTGGCCACCACCGGAACCACCAGTAGCGGCAAAAGTAGTCTGGTGAATTTCCTCTGCGGTGCCGAAATTATGCCCGTCGCCGTCAGCGAGATGAGTGCAGGCATCGTTACCATTGAACATGGCCCTGAGAGGCTCTTGGTCATCCACCAGACTCCAGACGCTACCTGGGACTGGGGAGAATGGCGAGGTTTGAGCGATTCAGAGTTTCAGACTCGCCTGTATGATGTGATGTTGAAGTTTATTGACACTCGTGAACTTCAACCGGACTTGTCTTCGCCTCAATTTTATATCCGCTATCCCTTTCGCATCGCCTCTGAGCTTCAACTGCCTCTAGGTGCCAAGATTAAACTCATGGATTTGCCCGGCTTAGCCTCGGTGGGGGACGAAGCCAACCGTAAGATTATCCAACAGCAATCGGGGAAAGCCTTATGTTTGGTCACCTACAATAGTGCAGAAACCGATCAGCAAAAAATCAAGACCTTGTTAGAGGAGGTAGTGGCTGAAGTCAAAAAACTCGGTGGCTCTCCAAGTCGAATGCTTTTCATTCTCAATCGAATTGATGTGTTTCGGGATGATAAGACCTGGCCCGAGTCGGAAGCTCGCTTTACAACCGGGACTGTGGATTCTATTAAACAGGGTCTGAAACGTTATTTACCGGAATATCAGCAGCAGATTGATGATATCTGGGTGATAAAACTCAGCACTCTAGCGGCTCTGCTGAGTCTTCAAATTCAAGATCAGGATCGCTCGGTCAGTAATCAGGCTTGTCAAACAGCGGACCAAAAATTCAATAGCTTGATTGGTGATGAAATTCTGTATGATTTACCCCGTAACCCGGGAAAGTGGACGGAGCATGATCGCGATCGCGTGTCCCGGAAATTATGGCATGAATCCCACGGTGGGGAGTTCGACGAAGCCTTGAAAAGACATATTGCTGGAAATTTCCCCCAGCTTGTGCTTGAAGAACTGATGGCTCAGTTTAAGGAAGACGGGGCAAATGCGGTCATTGAGTGGTCACAACAAACCCTCCAGGCGCTCTTGCAGAGTTCTAAGGAGAAATATGAGCAAGAGGTCGAACGTCTTAAACATATTCGTCATGCCCTTGAGAAGTTTCTGGATGAGGGGGCGAAAGAAATCCGACGCCCTTTTGAGGAATTAGAGAGAAAGTTAAAGGAAAGGTTGGGGGACAACCAGACCCCTGGGGGCGAGAGTGATGTTATTGATCCCCTAGAGACGCTTCCCGAGAAACTTGGGTCTATCCCAAGGTATAGCGGTTTAGTTGAGCCCCTCATTCCCCTTAAGGGATGGACTCGTGAACTCAGGCGTGATGTTAACAAAGTTTTGGAGTCCGTTGCAAGTTCTCTGGAAAATCAGTTGGTCAAGCTAGAAGGACCGGTATTTAATTTAGTTAACTATACCCATAAAAAGGCTCTTGAAAAAAATTTAAAAACCCTAAATACTGTTGGTTATGGGGGTTCTTTGGCTCGAAAAGGAGGAATAAAAAAAGCCAAATCAGATTCAGACAAAGAAAACCTACGAGCCATCAATAAATCTCTCAATCAGCTCAGTGTTTCCTTGAGTCGTGTCCTGGAGGATGTGATCAAGCAAACCTACACCCTAGAGTCAGGGCGTGTGTATACTGCCTTATCTTGTCTATTTACACACTATTTAGATGAGATGGAGAACGGGTGTCATAATATTGCACCGGATTATGGAATCAACTTTCCCAAGCATCGCCTCGCTCAAATTGATATCAGTCGCGAAAGTCCCCCAGTCAACCTCAAATCCGGATTTCCCATTACCACCACAGAAGAACAAGAAGCCTACAAAGTTAAGAAAGAGGGACGACTTTGGTGGACATTATGGCTGTGGAAAGCAGTCCGGTATGAAACCCGATATCGGAAGCGTAGGGTTGATAATGGTAAAATCCCTAGTGCTGAAGAGATGTTAAGTGATTGGGACAATCAGGTTGGAATCGCGCACATGGAAATTGTTGAGCGAACAGGTCACTGGCTTCTGGAACAAGTCAACTCTCTGAACGCCAACGTGGCGGAGGTCAATCGCGAGATTCTGGATCGATATAAGTCTAGGTTAGATGAGGCGCACAAAAATGTTCAGGAAAACCAGCAGCAAGACGAAACCAATTTGCAGCTCCTTCAAAAACAAGTTGCAACGCTTAGTCATGAATTATCTTGCTTAAGTTTAAGTGATATAATTGATGCTGAAGATAATTAA